The proteins below come from a single Rosa rugosa chromosome 2, drRosRugo1.1, whole genome shotgun sequence genomic window:
- the LOC133734150 gene encoding shikimate O-hydroxycinnamoyltransferase-like isoform X1: MIHQGSHETLLGIIKRRDQNHLSGQHLSDERKMAVNVSVIESTVVRPAAETPRQSLWLSNMDLVQPSTHTPSIYIYKPKVDASADKDSNFFDMHVLKDALGKALMPFYPLAGRLKRKMDEGEKGRLEIDCNAEGALFVVARSSSCIDDFGDFAPTPDFGRGLLPTVDYSGGISSYPLLLVQITYLKCGGVALGVRIDHHLADGLSALHFINTWSDMARGLDLAIPPKIDRTLLRARDPPRTLLNHNHHIVYQPPNDHDQHESTGAETVVSVLTFTREQLNILKAMSTTTKEEDDDVNTLLIKYTSFEVFSGHVWRCACKARELANDQETNLYFAVNGRTRLQPPLPPGYFGNVIFRAAATATAGDLISKPLSYAASCIHNAVVRMDDDYVRSALDYLELQQRHQDLSSLAHGTHVRCPNLGITSWFTLPLYDADFGWGRPSFMGRAGIPSEGKAYMIPSATNDGLSLCINLHSQYMNTFSKLVYDI, from the exons ATGATTCATCAAGGTAGCCATGAAACATTGCTTGGCATTATAAAACGAAGAGACCAAAACCATTTGTCTGGGCAGCATCTCTCGGACGAAAG GAAGATGGCGGTCAACGTCAGTGTGATTGAGTCGACAGTGGTGAGGCCAGCGGCGGAGACACCTCGGCAGTCGTTGTGGCTCTCGAACATGGACTTGGTGCAGCCCAGCACTCATACTCCCAGTATTTATATCTACAAGCCAAAAGTCGATGCTAGTGCAGACAAGGACAGTAATTTCTTTGACATGCATGTCTTGAAGGACGCGCTCGGCAAGGCCCTTATGCCCTTTTACCCCTTGGCCGGCCGCCTGAAGCGAAAAATGGATGAGGGCGAGAAGGGTCGTCTCGAAATAGATTGCAATGCAGAAGGGGCCTTGTTTGTTGTGGCCCGTAGCAGCTCTTGCATCGATGACTTCGGCGATTTTGCACCCACTCCCGACTTCGGGAGAGGGCTCCTCCCTACCGTTGATTATTCCGGCGGGATATCTTCTTATCCTCTGTTGCTGGTACAGATCACATATTTAAAATGCGGGGGAGTGGCACTTGGTGTTCGTATAGACCATCACTTAGCAGATGGATTATCTGCGCTTCACTTTATAAATACATGGTCTGATATGGCTCGTGGTCTGGACCTTGCAATCCCACCAAAGATCGACAGGACATTACTTCGTGCTCGAGACCCACCTCGGACTTTACTCAACCACAATCACCACATTGTATACCAACCTCCTAATGACCACGATCAACATGAAAGCACCGGGGCAGAAACAGTAGTCTCGGTTCTTACATTTACTAGGGAGCAGCTCAACATCTTGAAAGCTATGTCGACCACGACAAAGGAGGAAGACGATGATGTGAATACTTTACTAATCAAGTATACCTCATTTGAGGTGTTTTCAGGTCATGTATGGAGATGTGCCTGCAAGGCACGTGAACTAGCTAATGATCAAGAAACCAACTTATACTTTGCTGTAAACGGAAGGACCAGATTGCAACCCCCACTCCCACCTGGTTACTTTGGTAATGTGATTTTCAGAGCCGCAGCAACAGCCACAGCAGGAGATCTCATATCAAAACCATTATCGTATGCCGCAAGCTGCATTCACAATGCTGTGGTGCGTATGGACGATGATTATGTTCGATCGGCACTCGACTATCTTGAACTTCAGCAGCGTCATCAGGATCTGTCAAGCCTTGCTCATGGGACTCATGTTAGGTGCCCTAATCTTGGGATAACCAGCTGGTTTACGCTTCCCCTCTATGATGCTGATTTTGGGTGGGGTCGACCAAGTTTCATGGGACGTGCTGGAATTCCAAGTGAAGGGAAGGCTTACATGATACCAAGTGCAACTAATGATGGTTTATCGCTGTGCATAAATTTGCATTCTCAGTATATGAACACATTTTCCAAGTTGGTTTATGACATATAA
- the LOC133734150 gene encoding shikimate O-hydroxycinnamoyltransferase-like isoform X2, with product MAVNVSVIESTVVRPAAETPRQSLWLSNMDLVQPSTHTPSIYIYKPKVDASADKDSNFFDMHVLKDALGKALMPFYPLAGRLKRKMDEGEKGRLEIDCNAEGALFVVARSSSCIDDFGDFAPTPDFGRGLLPTVDYSGGISSYPLLLVQITYLKCGGVALGVRIDHHLADGLSALHFINTWSDMARGLDLAIPPKIDRTLLRARDPPRTLLNHNHHIVYQPPNDHDQHESTGAETVVSVLTFTREQLNILKAMSTTTKEEDDDVNTLLIKYTSFEVFSGHVWRCACKARELANDQETNLYFAVNGRTRLQPPLPPGYFGNVIFRAAATATAGDLISKPLSYAASCIHNAVVRMDDDYVRSALDYLELQQRHQDLSSLAHGTHVRCPNLGITSWFTLPLYDADFGWGRPSFMGRAGIPSEGKAYMIPSATNDGLSLCINLHSQYMNTFSKLVYDI from the coding sequence ATGGCGGTCAACGTCAGTGTGATTGAGTCGACAGTGGTGAGGCCAGCGGCGGAGACACCTCGGCAGTCGTTGTGGCTCTCGAACATGGACTTGGTGCAGCCCAGCACTCATACTCCCAGTATTTATATCTACAAGCCAAAAGTCGATGCTAGTGCAGACAAGGACAGTAATTTCTTTGACATGCATGTCTTGAAGGACGCGCTCGGCAAGGCCCTTATGCCCTTTTACCCCTTGGCCGGCCGCCTGAAGCGAAAAATGGATGAGGGCGAGAAGGGTCGTCTCGAAATAGATTGCAATGCAGAAGGGGCCTTGTTTGTTGTGGCCCGTAGCAGCTCTTGCATCGATGACTTCGGCGATTTTGCACCCACTCCCGACTTCGGGAGAGGGCTCCTCCCTACCGTTGATTATTCCGGCGGGATATCTTCTTATCCTCTGTTGCTGGTACAGATCACATATTTAAAATGCGGGGGAGTGGCACTTGGTGTTCGTATAGACCATCACTTAGCAGATGGATTATCTGCGCTTCACTTTATAAATACATGGTCTGATATGGCTCGTGGTCTGGACCTTGCAATCCCACCAAAGATCGACAGGACATTACTTCGTGCTCGAGACCCACCTCGGACTTTACTCAACCACAATCACCACATTGTATACCAACCTCCTAATGACCACGATCAACATGAAAGCACCGGGGCAGAAACAGTAGTCTCGGTTCTTACATTTACTAGGGAGCAGCTCAACATCTTGAAAGCTATGTCGACCACGACAAAGGAGGAAGACGATGATGTGAATACTTTACTAATCAAGTATACCTCATTTGAGGTGTTTTCAGGTCATGTATGGAGATGTGCCTGCAAGGCACGTGAACTAGCTAATGATCAAGAAACCAACTTATACTTTGCTGTAAACGGAAGGACCAGATTGCAACCCCCACTCCCACCTGGTTACTTTGGTAATGTGATTTTCAGAGCCGCAGCAACAGCCACAGCAGGAGATCTCATATCAAAACCATTATCGTATGCCGCAAGCTGCATTCACAATGCTGTGGTGCGTATGGACGATGATTATGTTCGATCGGCACTCGACTATCTTGAACTTCAGCAGCGTCATCAGGATCTGTCAAGCCTTGCTCATGGGACTCATGTTAGGTGCCCTAATCTTGGGATAACCAGCTGGTTTACGCTTCCCCTCTATGATGCTGATTTTGGGTGGGGTCGACCAAGTTTCATGGGACGTGCTGGAATTCCAAGTGAAGGGAAGGCTTACATGATACCAAGTGCAACTAATGATGGTTTATCGCTGTGCATAAATTTGCATTCTCAGTATATGAACACATTTTCCAAGTTGGTTTATGACATATAA